The Skermanella pratensis genome has a window encoding:
- a CDS encoding helix-turn-helix domain-containing protein — MHVLTTKLRERARELGMTDAEVARRAGLTEPRYGHYVAGTRRPDYATLLRLCQVLGTSPNDLLGFDAPPDAEGARLRMEDELAVHARALSDDDLSLTIKQVKLLIEHRRKNPPKA; from the coding sequence ATGCATGTGCTGACCACGAAACTCCGGGAACGGGCGCGCGAACTTGGGATGACCGACGCGGAAGTGGCGCGTCGGGCCGGTCTGACGGAACCACGCTATGGCCACTATGTCGCGGGTACGCGCCGTCCCGACTACGCCACGCTTCTACGCCTCTGCCAAGTACTGGGGACGTCGCCGAACGATTTGTTGGGGTTCGATGCGCCGCCCGACGCGGAGGGCGCTCGCCTGCGGATGGAAGACGAATTGGCGGTTCATGCCCGCGCGTTGTCCGACGACGATTTGTCGTTGACCATCAAGCAGGTGAAGCTGTTGATCGAGCATCGCCGCAAGAATCCGCCCAAAGCCTGA
- a CDS encoding DUF2283 domain-containing protein, which yields MKITYHPATDTLSVVLRDAMVVESDEDKPGIILDYDGTGALVALEILDASKNVEGVSSVEFKVAV from the coding sequence ATGAAGATCACGTACCACCCGGCAACCGACACCCTGTCAGTCGTGCTTCGTGACGCCATGGTGGTTGAGAGCGACGAGGACAAGCCGGGCATAATCCTCGACTACGACGGAACAGGCGCCCTCGTGGCGTTGGAAATCCTCGACGCATCGAAAAACGTCGAGGGCGTGTCTTCCGTGGAATTCAAGGTCGCTGTCTAG
- the ccmD gene encoding heme exporter protein CcmD → MAEFFSMGGYAAYVWPAYGVAAVFLMGMLVASLRGLRRHEALLKTLETSRPRRRDRNRRDGARAPSAPAPSGLPAAEGHEG, encoded by the coding sequence ATGGCTGAGTTCTTTTCGATGGGCGGCTATGCCGCCTATGTCTGGCCGGCCTACGGGGTCGCGGCCGTCTTTCTTATGGGCATGCTGGTCGCCAGCCTGCGCGGCCTTCGCCGTCACGAAGCCCTGCTGAAGACCCTGGAGACGAGCCGCCCGCGGCGGCGCGACCGGAACCGCCGCGACGGCGCGCGCGCTCCATCGGCTCCGGCACCATCAGGATTGCCCGCCGCGGAAGGACACGAGGGATGA
- the ccmE gene encoding cytochrome c maturation protein CcmE — translation MTRKKRRLYMLGLALLGLGTATALALTAFEDNLVFFYSPSDLAAQQVGERSFRLGGLVEENSVKRLPDGLTMEFRVTDTARSVPVTYAGIVPDLFREGQGVVAEGRLRPDGVFVAREVLAKHDENYMPPEVADALTRAGAPQHATKSLEAPVPASATSPLTTAAPLTETAPLSRTAEE, via the coding sequence ATGACCCGCAAGAAACGCCGCCTCTACATGCTGGGCCTGGCCCTGCTCGGGCTTGGCACCGCGACCGCGCTGGCGCTGACCGCGTTCGAGGACAACCTGGTCTTCTTCTACAGCCCGTCCGACCTCGCGGCCCAGCAGGTCGGCGAGCGCAGCTTCCGCCTGGGCGGGCTGGTCGAGGAGAACAGCGTCAAGCGCCTGCCCGATGGCCTGACCATGGAGTTCCGGGTCACCGACACCGCCCGGTCCGTCCCCGTCACCTATGCCGGCATCGTGCCCGACCTGTTCCGCGAAGGGCAGGGCGTCGTCGCCGAGGGACGGCTGCGTCCCGACGGCGTGTTCGTGGCGCGCGAGGTGCTTGCCAAGCACGACGAGAACTACATGCCGCCCGAGGTGGCCGACGCGCTGACCCGCGCCGGCGCTCCCCAGCACGCGACCAAGTCGCTGGAGGCCCCCGTGCCGGCATCCGCGACGAGTCCCCTGACGACCGCCGCGCCCCTGACCGAAACCGCGCCCCTGTCCAGAACCGCTGAGGAGTAG
- a CDS encoding heme lyase CcmF/NrfE family subunit codes for MIPELGHYALVLALFLALVQATLPLVGAARGDTAWMDVAKPAAIGQFAMILVSFLALTYAYVVSDFSVLNVVENSHSMKPMLYKVSGVWGNHEGSMVLWVLILALFGAAVALFGRNLPPTLRARVLSVQAMIGVGFLLFILATSNPFIRIDPAPLDGNDLNPLLQDPGLAFHPPFLYFGYVGFSMAFSFAVAALIEGRVDPAWARWVRPWTLAAWAGLTLGIALGSWWAYYELGWGGWWFWDPVENASFMPWLAGTALLHSAIVVEKRDALKSWTILLAILTFALSLIGTFLVRSGVLTSVHAFAVDPARGVFILVLLVIATAGALLLYAIRAPSMKMGGLFAPVSREGSLVLNNLLLSTATATVFLGTLYPLFLDAIGAGKVSVGPPFFNSTFIPLMVPLVAAMSVGPLLAWKRADLAGALSRLKFAALLTVICVLGALYAYQGGPVLALLGVALAAWAFFGAIVELADRIKLFRAPLGESWRRAAGLPRSSWGMTIAHAGMGIAIAGMTGSAAWMTERIQLMRPGDTAQIAGYDIRFDEVHQQQVANYQAKSATFTVIRDGEVIATLHPEERWFPVARMSTTEAAIRTNWVSDLYIVLGQEQEGTGGYATRLYHHPLVPWIWIGCVVMVAGGCVSLSDRRFRIGVPERRRNRPPVPQPAE; via the coding sequence GTGATCCCCGAACTGGGCCATTACGCCCTGGTCCTGGCACTGTTCCTGGCGCTGGTCCAGGCGACCCTGCCGCTGGTCGGCGCCGCGCGCGGCGACACCGCCTGGATGGACGTGGCGAAGCCGGCCGCGATCGGCCAGTTCGCCATGATCCTGGTCAGCTTCCTGGCGCTGACCTACGCCTATGTCGTGTCCGACTTCAGCGTTCTGAACGTGGTCGAGAACAGCCACTCCATGAAGCCGATGCTCTACAAGGTGTCGGGCGTCTGGGGCAACCACGAGGGCTCGATGGTCCTGTGGGTGCTGATCCTGGCCTTGTTCGGCGCCGCCGTCGCCCTGTTCGGCCGCAACCTGCCGCCGACGTTGAGGGCGCGGGTGCTGTCGGTCCAGGCCATGATCGGCGTCGGGTTCCTGCTGTTCATCCTGGCGACCAGCAATCCCTTCATCCGGATCGATCCGGCGCCGCTCGACGGCAACGACCTCAACCCGCTGCTCCAGGACCCCGGCCTCGCCTTCCATCCGCCGTTCCTGTATTTCGGCTATGTCGGCTTCTCCATGGCCTTCTCGTTCGCCGTGGCCGCCCTGATCGAGGGCAGGGTCGATCCCGCCTGGGCGCGCTGGGTGCGGCCCTGGACGCTGGCCGCGTGGGCCGGCCTGACGCTCGGCATCGCGCTGGGGTCCTGGTGGGCCTATTACGAGCTGGGCTGGGGCGGCTGGTGGTTCTGGGACCCGGTCGAGAACGCCTCCTTCATGCCCTGGCTGGCCGGCACCGCGCTGCTGCACTCCGCCATCGTGGTGGAGAAGCGCGACGCGCTGAAGAGCTGGACCATCCTGCTCGCCATCCTGACCTTCGCGCTGTCGCTGATCGGCACCTTCCTGGTCCGGTCGGGCGTGCTGACCTCGGTCCATGCCTTCGCGGTCGATCCCGCCCGCGGCGTCTTCATCCTGGTGCTGCTCGTGATCGCCACGGCGGGGGCGCTGCTGCTCTACGCGATCCGCGCGCCGTCCATGAAGATGGGCGGGCTGTTCGCCCCGGTCAGCCGGGAAGGCTCGCTGGTGCTGAACAACCTGCTGCTGTCCACCGCGACCGCGACCGTGTTCCTGGGCACGCTCTACCCGCTGTTCCTGGACGCGATTGGCGCCGGCAAGGTGTCGGTCGGGCCGCCCTTCTTCAATTCCACGTTCATCCCGCTGATGGTGCCGCTGGTCGCGGCGATGTCGGTCGGGCCGTTGCTGGCGTGGAAGCGCGCCGACTTGGCCGGCGCCCTGTCGCGGCTCAAGTTCGCGGCCCTGCTGACCGTGATCTGCGTGCTGGGCGCCCTCTACGCCTACCAGGGCGGGCCGGTGCTGGCGCTGCTCGGCGTGGCGCTGGCGGCCTGGGCCTTCTTCGGCGCCATCGTCGAGCTGGCCGACCGGATCAAGCTGTTCCGCGCCCCCCTCGGGGAAAGCTGGCGCCGGGCCGCCGGGCTGCCGCGGTCGAGCTGGGGCATGACCATCGCCCATGCCGGCATGGGCATCGCGATCGCCGGCATGACCGGGTCGGCGGCCTGGATGACCGAGCGCATCCAGCTGATGCGGCCGGGCGACACGGCGCAGATCGCCGGCTACGACATCCGGTTCGACGAGGTCCACCAGCAGCAGGTCGCCAACTACCAGGCGAAGTCTGCCACCTTCACGGTCATCCGCGACGGCGAGGTGATCGCGACGCTGCACCCGGAGGAGCGCTGGTTCCCGGTCGCCCGCATGTCGACCACCGAGGCCGCGATCCGGACCAACTGGGTGTCCGACCTCTATATCGTGCTGGGGCAGGAGCAGGAAGGCACCGGCGGCTACGCCACCCGCCTGTACCATCACCCGCTGGTCCCGTGGATCTGGATCGGCTGCGTGGTCATGGTGGCGGGGGGCTGCGTCTCGCTCAGCGACCGGCGCTTCCGGATCGGCGTGCCGGAACGCCGGCGGAACCGGCCGCCCGTGCCCCAGCCTGCCGAATAG
- a CDS encoding DsbE family thiol:disulfide interchange protein, translating to MRRLIYILPLGLFVVLAGYFAVGLTRDPSVVPSALIDKPVPEFALPPLLNDGKGLATSDLKGQVQLVNVFASWCVPCRVEHPVLMRLAREQGVTVKAINYKDKPEDAVRWLNQGGNPYAAIGADQDGRASIDWGVYGVPETYVIDAEGRIRYKVVGPVMPDEVERTILPLIRELQG from the coding sequence ATGCGCCGCCTGATCTACATCCTGCCGCTGGGCCTGTTCGTGGTCCTGGCCGGGTACTTCGCCGTAGGCCTGACCCGCGACCCCTCGGTCGTGCCCTCGGCCCTGATCGACAAGCCGGTGCCGGAATTCGCCCTGCCGCCGCTCCTGAACGACGGCAAGGGCCTGGCGACGTCCGACCTGAAGGGCCAGGTCCAGCTGGTCAACGTGTTCGCCTCCTGGTGCGTGCCCTGCCGGGTCGAGCATCCCGTGCTGATGCGCCTCGCCCGGGAGCAGGGCGTCACCGTCAAGGCGATCAACTACAAGGACAAGCCGGAGGACGCGGTCCGCTGGCTCAACCAGGGCGGCAACCCCTATGCCGCCATCGGCGCCGACCAGGACGGCAGGGCGTCGATCGACTGGGGGGTCTACGGCGTGCCGGAGACCTACGTGATCGATGCCGAGGGCCGCATCCGCTACAAGGTCGTGGGTCCCGTGATGCCCGACGAGGTCGAACGGACGATCCTGCCGCTGATCAGGGAGCTCCAGGGATGA
- a CDS encoding cytochrome c-type biogenesis protein: MRAGLRACLAALLLFISSPALAVQPDEVLKDPAMEARAREISKELRCLVCQNQSIDDSNAPLARDLRVLVRQRLVAGDDNSGVLDYVTARYGDYVLLRPPFKASTYVLWIGPAVVLLLGGIGAALFLHGRQRAVAGGETAAPLTPEERQRLDRLLREDT; the protein is encoded by the coding sequence ATGAGGGCGGGACTGCGGGCCTGCCTCGCCGCCCTCCTCCTGTTCATCTCCTCGCCCGCCCTGGCGGTCCAGCCCGACGAGGTGCTGAAGGATCCGGCGATGGAGGCGCGGGCGCGCGAGATCAGCAAGGAGCTGCGCTGCCTGGTCTGCCAGAACCAGTCGATCGACGACAGCAACGCGCCGCTCGCCCGCGACCTGCGGGTGCTGGTGCGCCAGCGTCTGGTGGCGGGCGACGACAATTCCGGCGTCCTGGACTATGTCACCGCGCGCTACGGCGACTACGTGCTGCTGCGTCCGCCCTTCAAAGCCAGCACCTACGTGTTGTGGATCGGCCCGGCGGTCGTGCTGCTGCTGGGAGGGATCGGCGCGGCGCTGTTCCTGCACGGCCGCCAGCGCGCCGTGGCCGGAGGCGAGACCGCCGCCCCGCTGACTCCCGAGGAACGCCAGCGGCTGGACCGGCTGCTGCGCGAGGATACCTGA